The Crocosphaera subtropica ATCC 51142 genome includes a window with the following:
- a CDS encoding sigma-70 family RNA polymerase sigma factor yields the protein MRLRQNIVAIFSTFLQFEADQFSHWSRDPQLHRSMKKCLAEQSLKERSERFWGLYWYKIWETSSQSQQKAHTRQARSHLTAYLQEAGYWAAKKATTDFRQLNYEVSDCFQIALSSVDRILQGFDPLQTGNFKSYASIVLSNHIREILRQRQEIDICSPWALLRKLSQKRLVESLQQAGLSTETINAYVLVWKCFKSNYVPSGGSPPTRTRQLPKPDNATLEAIANQYNQDRYSQLNVPGSTLNPQTIEQYLLDCVKAARAYLYPTVSSINQPTPGQESGELVDILPESESESLLGDLITQEEEQQRLSQQAQMNQTLTAILTQITPDLQQILDLYYGQGLTQKEIAQQLETKQYTVSRRLTKAKQTLLLKLSQWSQQTLHISLTSDILNSMSTVLEEWLTNHYQ from the coding sequence ATGCGCCTTAGACAAAATATTGTAGCTATATTTTCTACTTTCCTACAATTCGAGGCAGACCAGTTTAGCCATTGGTCTAGGGACCCTCAATTGCATCGTAGCATGAAAAAATGTCTAGCTGAGCAGTCGTTGAAGGAACGCTCTGAGCGTTTTTGGGGACTCTATTGGTACAAAATTTGGGAAACATCTTCTCAGTCCCAACAAAAAGCCCACACAAGGCAAGCGAGATCCCATCTGACTGCTTACTTACAAGAAGCGGGTTACTGGGCTGCTAAAAAAGCCACTACTGATTTTCGGCAACTCAACTATGAAGTGTCTGATTGCTTTCAAATTGCTTTATCTTCGGTTGATCGTATCCTTCAAGGGTTTGATCCCCTTCAAACAGGTAATTTCAAAAGCTATGCCAGCATTGTTCTATCCAATCATATTAGAGAAATTTTACGGCAAAGACAAGAAATTGATATTTGTAGCCCCTGGGCTTTATTACGCAAATTGAGTCAAAAACGGCTGGTCGAATCATTACAACAGGCAGGTTTATCAACTGAAACGATCAACGCTTATGTCCTCGTTTGGAAGTGTTTTAAAAGTAATTATGTTCCCAGTGGCGGTTCGCCTCCCACTAGAACCCGTCAATTACCAAAACCGGATAATGCTACCCTAGAGGCGATCGCTAACCAGTATAATCAAGACCGCTATAGTCAACTAAATGTGCCTGGATCGACTCTTAACCCTCAAACCATAGAACAATATCTTCTCGATTGTGTCAAAGCGGCCCGCGCCTATCTTTACCCAACTGTTTCCTCCATTAATCAGCCAACCCCAGGACAAGAAAGTGGGGAATTAGTCGATATTTTACCTGAATCTGAATCCGAATCCCTATTAGGAGATTTAATTACCCAAGAAGAAGAACAGCAACGGTTGTCCCAACAAGCTCAGATGAATCAAACATTAACAGCAATTTTGACTCAAATCACCCCAGACTTGCAACAAATTCTTGATCTTTATTATGGTCAAGGATTAACGCAAAAGGAGATTGCTCAACAATTAGAAACGAAGCAATATACGGTTTCACGACGTTTAACCAAAGCCAAACAAACTCTTTTGTTGAAATTGAGTCAATGGAGTCAACAAACCCTGCATATTTCCTTAACTTCGGACATACTCAATAGTATGAGTACCGTTTTAGAGGAATGGTTAACCAACCATTATCAGTAG
- a CDS encoding DUF1517 domain-containing protein, which yields MLKKIKPFFKPLLILVLVITLVFGDVGSALAARTGGRIGGGSFRGPSRTYSSPRGGGYGGGGYGYGGGGFGFPFLIPFFGFGGFGSLFTVLIVIALANFLIRTVSNLGGDQIGNSYDNTKVSVAKVQVGLLASGRYLQKELDELAQTADTNTASGRATVLQEASLALLRHPEYWVSGLTEANTTGIDAAEAKFNQLALAERSKFSSETLSNVNNQLRGSSPTQLLEGKGELSKFTETGEYIVASIIVGVQGKLDLPQINEVDNLQQALQQIASIGSDRLLAVEILWTPQAEGDTLSRDDVLVNYPNLRLV from the coding sequence ATGTTAAAAAAAATTAAACCCTTTTTCAAACCCTTACTAATCCTCGTTTTAGTCATTACCCTGGTGTTTGGAGACGTAGGCAGTGCCTTAGCAGCCCGTACTGGGGGGAGAATTGGCGGTGGTTCCTTTAGAGGCCCTAGCCGTACCTATAGTTCCCCTAGGGGCGGTGGATACGGAGGCGGAGGTTACGGTTATGGGGGCGGAGGCTTTGGCTTTCCCTTCCTTATTCCCTTCTTTGGTTTTGGGGGCTTTGGTAGCCTATTTACCGTCCTTATCGTCATTGCCCTAGCTAACTTCTTAATCAGAACCGTCAGCAACTTAGGCGGTGATCAAATAGGCAACAGCTACGATAATACTAAGGTATCGGTTGCTAAAGTTCAGGTCGGATTATTAGCCAGTGGCCGTTACCTACAAAAAGAACTCGACGAATTAGCCCAAACCGCCGACACTAACACCGCATCTGGACGGGCAACCGTACTCCAAGAAGCCAGTTTAGCCCTCCTACGTCATCCTGAATATTGGGTGTCTGGTTTAACCGAAGCCAATACCACCGGTATTGATGCAGCAGAAGCCAAATTTAATCAACTGGCCTTAGCCGAAAGAAGTAAATTCAGTTCAGAAACCCTCTCTAATGTCAACAACCAACTACGAGGAAGTTCTCCAACCCAATTATTAGAAGGCAAAGGAGAATTATCTAAATTCACAGAAACAGGGGAATATATTGTGGCCTCGATCATTGTCGGGGTTCAAGGAAAATTAGACCTACCCCAGATCAACGAAGTTGATAATCTTCAACAGGCCCTGCAACAAATTGCTTCCATTGGTAGCGATCGCCTCTTAGCCGTTGAAATATTGTGGACTCCTCAAGCAGAAGGAGACACCCTAAGCAGAGACGATGTTTTAGTCAACTATCCTAATTTAAGGCTAGTTTAA
- a CDS encoding murein transglycosylase A translates to MNNIIPTLCLGLGFAFYPTQMMMAQQLPLRQVNPTEINTIWSEDEQLWGTAENPGDKWSLIRAISYSLRYLDTPKAAEVYENYPISGITRDRVRRSLIRFKELLKTAKTPKALQAAIEKEFTLYQSVGHDNQGTVHFTGYFEPVYTASRQRTSEYRYPLYLEPKDFANWKKPHPTRLELEGKDGLGNNSIIRGNELIWMRDRLEAYLVHVQGSARLKLTNGETITVGYDSSTDYPYVSIGKEVVNDGIFALNELTLPRLMEYLNANPEQLSNYLPRNNRFIFFRETDGAPPQGNLSVPVTAERSIATDKSIMPPGALALIKTPIPYLTKTGEIEAKLVSRYVLDQDTGSAIKGPGRVDIFMGTGKEAGDRAGLISNEGQLYYLLLKN, encoded by the coding sequence ATGAATAATATTATCCCCACTCTTTGTTTAGGATTAGGATTTGCTTTTTATCCGACACAGATGATGATGGCGCAGCAACTGCCCTTACGTCAGGTTAACCCGACAGAAATTAATACTATTTGGTCAGAAGATGAACAACTTTGGGGAACCGCAGAAAATCCAGGGGATAAATGGTCATTAATTCGGGCTATTAGTTATAGCTTACGCTATTTAGATACCCCAAAAGCAGCAGAAGTTTATGAGAATTATCCCATTTCTGGAATTACTCGCGATCGTGTTCGTCGTTCTTTAATTCGTTTTAAAGAATTATTAAAAACAGCTAAGACTCCAAAAGCTTTACAAGCAGCGATTGAAAAAGAATTTACTTTGTATCAATCGGTGGGTCATGATAATCAAGGAACAGTCCATTTTACAGGGTATTTTGAACCAGTTTATACCGCCAGTCGTCAACGAACGTCTGAGTATCGTTATCCATTATATCTTGAACCAAAAGACTTTGCCAACTGGAAAAAACCCCACCCAACACGATTAGAATTAGAGGGAAAAGATGGGTTAGGAAATAATAGTATTATTAGGGGCAATGAACTGATTTGGATGCGCGATCGCTTAGAGGCTTATTTAGTTCATGTCCAAGGTTCTGCTCGGCTAAAATTAACCAATGGGGAAACCATAACCGTCGGCTATGATAGCAGTACGGATTATCCTTATGTCAGTATTGGAAAAGAAGTGGTTAATGATGGTATTTTTGCTTTAAATGAGTTAACTTTACCCCGTTTAATGGAATATTTAAACGCAAATCCTGAACAATTAAGCAACTATTTACCCCGTAATAATCGCTTTATTTTCTTCCGTGAAACCGATGGCGCACCCCCTCAAGGAAATTTAAGTGTTCCTGTTACGGCTGAACGATCCATTGCTACGGATAAATCTATTATGCCTCCTGGTGCATTAGCCTTAATTAAAACCCCTATTCCTTATCTGACAAAAACAGGAGAAATCGAAGCAAAATTAGTCAGTCGTTATGTGTTAGATCAAGATACTGGTAGTGCCATAAAAGGACCGGGAAGAGTCGATATTTTTATGGGGACAGGAAAAGAAGCAGGCGATCGAGCCGGTTTAATTAGTAATGAAGGACAACTTTATTATTTATTATTAAAGAATTAA
- the fusA gene encoding elongation factor G translates to MKKDLTLYRNIGIFAHVDAGKTTTTERILKLTGKIHKIGEVHEGAATTDFMEQEQERGITIQSAATSCFWKDHQLNIIDTPGHVDFTIEVYRSLKVLDGGIGVFCGSGGVEPQSETNWRYANDSKVARIIYVNKLDRTGADFFSVVKQVEEILAATPLVMVLPIGIESDFKGVVDLLTRKAWIWDDSGDPMNYTIEEVPEDMKEQVEEYREAMVEFAIEQDDAIMEKYLEGEEITIDEIKACIRKGTRELAFFPTYCGSSFKNKGVQLVLDAVVDYLPNPTEVPPQPEMDAEGNKIEGAFAHVDPEKPLRALAFKIMDDRFGALTFTRIYSGTISKGDTILNNATGKTERVSRLVEMHANSREEIETAQAGDIVAIVGMKTVQTGHTLCDPKAPATLEPMVFPDPVISVAVSPKKKGDNEKMSMALSKMVQEDPSFYMETDQESGETIIKGMGELHLDIKVDILKRTHGVEVEVGKPQVAYRESITKTINDSYTHKKQSGGSGQFGKIDYVIEPGETGSGFQFESKVTGGNVPREFWPAVQKGFEQSIDKGVLAGYPCVDLKVTLMDGAYHPVDSSAIAFEIAAKAAYRQSVPKAGPQLLEPIMHVDVFTPDDYMGDVIGDLNRRRGMIKSQNSTPMGARIKADVPLSEMFGYIGDLRTMTSGRGQFSMEFSHYAPCPANVAEEVIKEAHERQAALA, encoded by the coding sequence ATGAAGAAAGACCTTACCCTCTATAGAAACATCGGCATCTTTGCTCACGTAGATGCTGGAAAAACCACCACAACCGAAAGAATTCTCAAATTAACAGGAAAAATCCACAAAATCGGTGAAGTACACGAAGGTGCAGCGACCACCGACTTCATGGAACAAGAACAAGAACGGGGTATTACCATTCAGTCAGCAGCCACCAGTTGCTTCTGGAAGGATCATCAACTCAACATCATTGATACCCCTGGTCACGTTGACTTCACCATTGAGGTATATCGTTCCCTAAAAGTTCTTGACGGTGGGATTGGGGTATTTTGTGGTTCAGGCGGAGTCGAACCTCAGTCTGAAACCAACTGGCGTTATGCGAACGATTCTAAGGTGGCGCGAATCATCTACGTCAATAAATTAGATAGAACCGGAGCGGACTTTTTCAGCGTTGTCAAACAAGTTGAAGAAATTTTAGCAGCGACCCCCTTAGTCATGGTACTTCCCATCGGTATTGAAAGTGACTTTAAGGGTGTGGTCGATTTACTGACCAGAAAAGCGTGGATCTGGGATGATTCGGGTGATCCCATGAACTACACCATCGAAGAAGTTCCCGAAGACATGAAGGAACAAGTGGAAGAGTATCGTGAAGCCATGGTTGAATTTGCCATCGAGCAAGACGATGCCATCATGGAGAAATATCTCGAAGGGGAAGAAATCACCATCGATGAAATTAAAGCCTGTATCCGTAAAGGAACCCGTGAACTAGCCTTTTTCCCCACCTATTGCGGTTCTTCTTTCAAAAACAAAGGGGTACAATTAGTTCTCGATGCCGTAGTTGACTATCTCCCCAACCCCACAGAAGTTCCCCCTCAGCCCGAAATGGATGCAGAAGGCAATAAAATCGAAGGAGCCTTTGCTCACGTTGACCCTGAAAAACCCTTGCGAGCCTTAGCTTTCAAGATTATGGACGATCGCTTTGGGGCGTTGACTTTCACCCGTATTTATTCAGGAACCATCTCTAAAGGGGATACCATTCTCAATAATGCCACTGGCAAAACCGAACGGGTGAGTCGTTTGGTAGAAATGCACGCTAACTCCCGTGAAGAAATTGAAACCGCCCAAGCCGGCGACATTGTGGCCATTGTGGGGATGAAAACAGTACAAACCGGACATACCCTTTGTGATCCCAAAGCCCCGGCTACCCTAGAACCGATGGTCTTCCCAGATCCAGTAATTTCTGTGGCTGTTTCACCCAAGAAGAAAGGGGACAACGAAAAAATGTCCATGGCGTTAAGTAAAATGGTTCAAGAAGACCCCTCTTTCTACATGGAAACCGACCAAGAAAGCGGTGAAACCATTATTAAAGGGATGGGAGAATTACACCTGGATATTAAGGTAGATATTCTCAAGCGGACTCATGGGGTAGAAGTGGAAGTGGGTAAACCTCAAGTCGCTTATCGTGAGTCCATTACCAAAACCATTAACGACAGTTACACCCACAAGAAACAGTCTGGGGGTTCCGGTCAATTTGGTAAGATTGACTATGTGATCGAACCAGGGGAAACCGGCAGTGGCTTCCAGTTCGAGTCCAAGGTAACTGGTGGTAACGTTCCCAGAGAATTTTGGCCGGCTGTTCAAAAAGGCTTTGAACAGAGTATTGATAAAGGGGTTTTAGCGGGTTATCCTTGTGTTGACCTCAAAGTAACCTTAATGGATGGTGCTTATCACCCCGTTGACTCTTCTGCGATCGCCTTTGAAATTGCAGCTAAAGCAGCTTATCGTCAATCGGTTCCCAAAGCTGGTCCTCAGTTATTAGAACCTATCATGCACGTAGATGTGTTTACTCCAGATGATTACATGGGAGATGTCATCGGCGATCTCAACCGTCGTCGTGGCATGATTAAGTCTCAAAATTCTACTCCTATGGGGGCCCGTATTAAAGCTGATGTTCCCTTAAGTGAAATGTTTGGTTATATTGGTGATCTACGGACTATGACATCAGGCCGGGGCCAGTTCTCTATGGAGTTTTCTCACTATGCCCCCTGTCCTGCTAATGTAGCAGAAGAGGTCATTAAAGAGGCTCACGAACGTCAAGCAGCCCTTGCTTAA
- the uvrB gene encoding excinuclease ABC subunit UvrB: protein MITYPIFELQAPFKPTGDQPSAIKQLTQSLQENNRFQTLLGATGTGKTFSIAAVIENIGKPTLVLAHNKTLAAQLCNELRQFFPNNAVEYFISYYDYYQPEAYIPVSDTYIEKSASINDEIDMLRHSATRSLFERKDVIVVASISCIYGLGMPAEYLKASVPLEVGKEVDQRQLLRDLVTVQYSRNDLDLQRGRFRVKGDVLEIVPAYEDRVVRVEFFGDEIDAIRYLDPVTGEILNSLKNINIYPARHFVTPEEQLEAACEAIEIELKEQVLNLEKAGKLLEAQRIDQRTRYDLELLREVGYCNGVENYSRHLAGRKPGSPPECLVDYFPKDWLLIVDESHVTVPQIRGMYNGDQARKKVLIDHGFRLPSAADNRPLKSEEFWDKVNQCIFVSATPGNWEIEQSEDRVIEQIIRPTGVLDPEIFVRPTEGQVDDLLGEIKQRVKRKERVLITTLTKRMAEDLSEYFQERDVKVQYLHSEIKSIERIEILQALRNGDFDVLIGVNLLREGLDLPEVSLVAILDADKEGFLRAEKSLIQTIGRAARHVNGQAILYGDNLTDSMIKAIEETDRRRNIQMAYNKRHNITPQPIIKRSSNAILSFLDISRRLNAQQLEEVYTQADDLPLDKVPELIQQLEQQMQESAKNLEFEEAAKYRDKIKHLRDKMLGHKS from the coding sequence ATGATTACTTATCCCATTTTTGAATTACAAGCACCATTCAAACCCACTGGCGATCAACCATCTGCCATTAAACAATTAACCCAATCTCTACAAGAAAATAACCGTTTTCAAACCTTATTAGGAGCAACAGGAACAGGTAAAACGTTTTCCATTGCTGCGGTAATTGAAAACATAGGAAAACCTACCTTAGTATTGGCACATAATAAAACCTTGGCCGCCCAATTATGCAATGAATTAAGACAATTTTTCCCTAATAATGCTGTCGAATATTTTATCAGTTATTACGATTATTATCAACCAGAAGCTTATATTCCTGTTAGTGATACTTATATCGAAAAAAGTGCCTCTATTAACGATGAGATTGATATGTTAAGGCACTCAGCCACCCGATCATTATTTGAGCGAAAAGATGTCATTGTCGTGGCTTCGATTAGTTGTATTTATGGGTTAGGAATGCCCGCCGAATATTTAAAAGCTTCTGTTCCTTTAGAAGTAGGAAAAGAAGTGGATCAAAGACAACTATTAAGAGACTTAGTTACTGTTCAATATTCTCGTAATGATCTTGATTTACAAAGAGGAAGATTTCGAGTTAAAGGAGATGTTTTAGAAATCGTTCCAGCTTATGAAGATAGAGTCGTTCGAGTTGAATTTTTTGGGGATGAAATTGATGCTATTCGCTATTTAGATCCCGTTACAGGAGAAATTTTAAATAGTCTTAAAAATATTAATATTTATCCTGCACGACATTTTGTTACCCCAGAGGAACAATTAGAAGCTGCTTGTGAAGCCATAGAAATTGAGTTAAAAGAGCAAGTTTTAAACTTAGAAAAAGCAGGTAAACTATTAGAAGCGCAACGCATTGATCAACGCACTCGTTACGATTTAGAACTCTTAAGAGAGGTAGGTTATTGTAACGGAGTCGAAAATTATTCTCGTCATTTAGCAGGAAGAAAACCAGGATCACCTCCAGAATGTTTAGTGGATTATTTTCCTAAAGATTGGTTATTAATTGTGGATGAATCTCATGTTACTGTACCCCAAATTAGGGGAATGTATAACGGGGATCAGGCTAGGAAAAAAGTGTTAATTGATCATGGTTTTCGTTTACCTAGTGCGGCGGATAATCGACCTTTAAAATCCGAAGAATTTTGGGATAAAGTCAATCAATGTATTTTTGTTTCTGCTACTCCTGGAAACTGGGAAATTGAACAATCAGAAGATAGAGTCATTGAACAAATTATTCGTCCTACGGGAGTTTTAGATCCTGAAATTTTTGTCCGTCCAACGGAGGGACAAGTGGATGATTTATTAGGAGAAATTAAACAAAGAGTTAAGCGTAAAGAACGGGTTTTAATTACCACTTTAACGAAACGAATGGCCGAAGATTTAAGCGAATATTTTCAAGAAAGAGATGTTAAAGTGCAATATTTGCATTCCGAAATTAAATCCATTGAACGCATTGAAATCTTACAAGCATTAAGAAATGGGGACTTTGATGTATTAATTGGGGTTAACCTATTAAGGGAAGGGTTAGACTTGCCAGAAGTGTCTTTAGTGGCTATTTTAGACGCTGATAAGGAAGGCTTTTTAAGGGCAGAAAAATCCTTAATTCAAACCATTGGTAGGGCTGCCCGTCATGTCAATGGACAAGCTATATTATACGGGGATAATTTAACCGATAGTATGATTAAAGCCATAGAAGAAACAGACAGAAGAAGAAACATTCAAATGGCTTATAATAAGCGTCATAATATTACTCCTCAACCCATTATTAAAAGGTCAAGTAATGCTATTTTATCCTTCTTAGATATATCCCGTCGTTTAAATGCCCAACAGTTAGAAGAAGTTTACACCCAAGCCGATGATTTACCCTTAGATAAAGTTCCTGAATTAATTCAACAATTAGAACAACAAATGCAAGAATCTGCCAAGAATTTAGAGTTTGAAGAAGCCGCTAAATATAGAGATAAAATTAAACATCTTCGGGATAAAATGTTAGGACATAAGTCATAA
- a CDS encoding response regulator has translation MATVLIVEDDPINLRVFSKILTKRGGLTVKGTEDVDEVMTIAQQGEVDIILMDVSLSHSVYQGEAVDGIKITQFLKADPKTAHLPIILVTAHAMEGDREHFLEKSGADGYISKPVVDHEKFVNQILTTITHHPQPQ, from the coding sequence ATGGCAACAGTTTTGATTGTAGAAGATGATCCGATTAACCTTCGTGTTTTTTCAAAAATTCTCACCAAACGGGGCGGTTTAACCGTCAAAGGGACTGAAGATGTAGATGAAGTGATGACCATTGCTCAACAGGGCGAAGTTGATATTATTCTGATGGATGTTTCTCTGTCCCATAGCGTTTATCAAGGAGAAGCCGTCGATGGCATCAAAATCACTCAATTTCTTAAAGCTGATCCCAAAACGGCGCATTTACCGATTATTTTAGTCACTGCCCATGCAATGGAAGGCGATCGTGAGCATTTCTTAGAAAAAAGTGGGGCTGATGGTTATATTTCTAAACCTGTTGTGGATCATGAAAAATTTGTTAATCAGATTTTAACGACCATCACTCATCATCCTCAACCTCAGTAA
- a CDS encoding DUF1823 family protein, whose amino-acid sequence MKDLPPLNTDTINAILNEEIDDETVMQMVWYYLGYRYDENSKTWDSSEVEASWKEVYPEPPNFIENRPPTVKLTRSIPKENKQLLKEKLGFKGYKLGTFDPRDTRRATMANWLLSYLMIHSS is encoded by the coding sequence ATGAAAGACTTACCCCCTCTTAACACTGACACCATTAATGCCATTCTCAATGAAGAAATTGATGATGAAACAGTGATGCAAATGGTGTGGTATTATTTGGGATATCGTTATGATGAAAACAGTAAAACCTGGGATAGTTCCGAGGTAGAAGCATCCTGGAAAGAAGTCTATCCCGAACCGCCAAACTTTATTGAAAATCGTCCTCCTACCGTAAAATTGACCCGTTCTATTCCGAAAGAAAATAAACAGTTATTGAAAGAAAAATTAGGCTTTAAAGGCTATAAATTAGGCACTTTTGACCCTAGGGATACCCGTCGTGCAACTATGGCTAATTGGTTATTAAGTTATTTAATGATACACTCATCTTAA
- a CDS encoding ABC transporter permease: MNESNPIISNSRNLINYLPSKGWTAIVVIIAVLIATPILFVVSSIFIDAGTIWKHLAETVLTSYILNSLLLMFGVGIGVLIIGIATAWLVTICRFWGCRWFEWLLLLPLSAPAYLLAYTYTNMLDYYGPVQSTLRSWFGWQNYNDYWFPDIRSVWGAIVMLILVLYPYVYLLARTAFLEQSICTLEASRSLGCSPWQSFFKVALPLARPGIMAGLALALMETLNDFGTVKYFGVNTFTTGIYDTWFGLGEREAAAQLAAFLMLFIFTLILLELWSRRQARYYQNSSPKSHIPRYQLTSWRAILAWLVCFLPFFGGFLAPSLYLVDLVIANAETALENNFFNLANHSLMVSVVTAIAALILSLIMAYGKRLQDNFFMNASVRIAALGYAIPGSVIAVGILIPVGRLDNAIANIMEQGFNLKIGLLISGTILALIYAYLVRFLPVAFGAVESSLGKIKPSLDDAARSLGSTPSKILIKIHTPLMTGGMLTAIMLVFVDVMKELPATLVIRPFNFDTLAIRVYQYASDERLSDAAAPALAIVLVGMIPVIFLSWQIAQSRRS, encoded by the coding sequence ATGAACGAATCTAACCCAATTATTTCTAACTCCCGTAACTTAATTAATTATCTGCCCTCTAAAGGTTGGACAGCGATCGTTGTAATTATAGCTGTTTTAATTGCTACGCCAATTTTATTTGTTGTCAGTAGCATTTTTATCGATGCTGGAACCATCTGGAAACACTTAGCCGAAACCGTACTAACCAGTTATATTTTAAACTCTTTGCTACTCATGTTTGGGGTAGGAATAGGGGTATTAATTATTGGTATCGCAACGGCATGGTTAGTTACCATTTGTCGCTTTTGGGGGTGTCGTTGGTTTGAATGGTTATTGCTACTTCCTTTATCAGCACCAGCCTATTTATTAGCCTATACTTATACGAATATGTTGGACTATTATGGTCCTGTGCAGAGTACCCTTCGTTCTTGGTTTGGATGGCAAAATTATAATGATTATTGGTTCCCCGATATTCGTTCGGTTTGGGGTGCTATTGTTATGTTGATTTTGGTACTTTATCCCTATGTTTATTTATTAGCAAGAACCGCTTTTTTAGAACAGTCAATTTGTACCTTAGAAGCGAGTCGTTCTTTAGGTTGTAGTCCTTGGCAAAGCTTTTTTAAAGTTGCCCTTCCCTTAGCCCGTCCAGGAATTATGGCCGGTTTAGCACTGGCATTAATGGAAACTTTAAATGATTTTGGAACGGTTAAATATTTTGGAGTAAATACCTTTACAACTGGCATTTATGACACCTGGTTTGGCTTAGGAGAAAGAGAAGCGGCAGCGCAATTAGCAGCTTTTTTGATGTTATTTATTTTTACATTAATTCTTTTAGAATTATGGTCCCGTCGTCAAGCCCGATATTATCAAAATAGTAGTCCTAAAAGCCATATTCCTCGGTATCAACTAACTTCTTGGCGAGCTATTTTAGCCTGGTTAGTTTGTTTTCTTCCCTTCTTCGGAGGATTTTTAGCCCCTTCTCTTTATTTAGTTGATTTAGTTATAGCTAATGCAGAAACAGCTTTAGAAAATAACTTTTTTAACTTGGCGAATCACAGTTTAATGGTGTCAGTGGTAACAGCGATCGCAGCTTTGATTTTATCCTTAATTATGGCCTATGGAAAACGACTACAAGATAACTTTTTTATGAATGCCAGTGTGAGAATTGCTGCTTTAGGTTATGCTATTCCAGGGTCTGTTATTGCCGTGGGGATTTTGATACCCGTGGGACGATTAGATAATGCGATCGCTAATATAATGGAACAGGGTTTTAATCTCAAAATAGGCTTATTAATTAGTGGCACGATTTTAGCCTTAATTTATGCTTATTTAGTGCGATTTTTGCCCGTTGCTTTTGGTGCTGTTGAATCCAGTTTAGGGAAAATTAAACCGAGTTTAGACGATGCAGCTAGAAGTTTAGGTTCAACCCCAAGTAAGATTTTAATTAAAATTCATACGCCTTTAATGACTGGGGGAATGCTAACAGCAATTATGTTAGTTTTTGTGGATGTCATGAAAGAATTACCAGCTACTTTAGTTATTCGTCCTTTTAACTTTGATACCCTAGCTATTAGAGTTTATCAATATGCCTCCGACGAACGATTATCCGATGCAGCAGCCCCTGCTTTAGCTATTGTTTTAGTAGGTATGATTCCTGTGATTTTTCTCAGTTGGCAAATTGCCCAATCACGACGTAGTTAA
- a CDS encoding alpha/beta hydrolase, translating into MILPLLVKLTDRVRRVTTAPQNYQKHLNITYLEVNNISLKLDIYAPKNKNEPVSTLIYFHGGGWISGTKDATLSSILPYIKKGWGVVTVQYRLGNVSLAPAAVKDSLCAVKWVINNGDEYGFDVNKIVLSGESAGGHLALITGMLPASSDLDHQCPDNKKIKVAAIVNWYGIADVVDVLQGENQQDYAVEWLGNQSDRLNIAQKISPINYVRDDLPPILTIHGDADTLVPYSHAVQLHQALEKAQVPNELMTITDGGHGGFGNKEMTAIYETIDHFLGSHLHQK; encoded by the coding sequence ATGATCCTTCCCCTTCTAGTTAAGCTGACCGACAGAGTTAGAAGAGTAACCACCGCCCCCCAAAACTACCAAAAACACTTAAATATTACCTACTTAGAAGTTAACAATATTTCTTTAAAGCTAGATATTTATGCCCCAAAAAACAAGAATGAACCAGTTTCTACCTTGATTTATTTTCATGGTGGAGGTTGGATTAGTGGCACAAAAGATGCTACCCTTTCGAGTATTTTACCTTATATAAAAAAAGGATGGGGAGTGGTCACGGTTCAATATCGATTAGGTAATGTTTCCCTTGCCCCGGCAGCCGTAAAAGACAGTTTATGTGCAGTTAAATGGGTCATTAATAATGGCGATGAATACGGTTTTGATGTTAATAAAATAGTTCTTTCTGGTGAGTCTGCAGGGGGACATTTAGCCCTAATAACAGGGATGCTACCAGCAAGTAGCGATCTTGATCATCAGTGTCCAGACAACAAAAAAATTAAGGTAGCAGCCATTGTTAACTGGTACGGTATCGCCGATGTGGTCGATGTATTGCAAGGGGAAAATCAACAAGATTATGCAGTAGAATGGTTAGGGAATCAAAGCGATCGTTTAAACATTGCTCAAAAGATTTCTCCCATCAACTATGTACGAGATGACTTACCCCCTATTCTCACCATTCATGGTGACGCTGATACCCTGGTTCCTTATAGTCATGCGGTTCAACTACACCAAGCATTAGAAAAGGCACAAGTTCCCAATGAACTGATGACTATTACCGATGGGGGTCATGGTGGGTTTGGGAACAAAGAGATGACTGCTATTTACGAGACAATTGATCATTTTTTAGGCAGTCATCTCCATCAAAAATGA